The following coding sequences lie in one Haloarcula marina genomic window:
- a CDS encoding CBS domain-containing protein, which translates to MTPNHGYDPTDEQIRQQGGQQPPNQQPPQGGQQPQNQQPQNQQPPNQQPQNQQPQNQQPSQGGPAQPPQQAPPQLGQQPPQGIQQPQFQQPQQGQQFGQPFGQAQQPLVGAHGPPQQQAVQPPVGGSQQPPGQQQPPMQPQLGQPSSRQMLLKPARVNEILTEDVVTAEPDAPVQSVVAKMAENDVGSVVVVEEDRPVGILTDRTIAMALREMPDVAQHAAGELIQGEVVTGDPSMTIFDALERMRTNSIRRLPIVDDNGALRGIVTLDDALVLFGGAFGQVAETVESQSPRL; encoded by the coding sequence ATGACACCGAACCACGGATACGACCCGACTGACGAGCAGATACGACAGCAGGGTGGACAACAGCCACCGAACCAACAGCCACCGCAGGGTGGACAACAGCCACAGAACCAACAGCCACAGAACCAACAGCCACCGAACCAACAGCCACAGAACCAACAGCCACAGAACCAACAGCCATCGCAGGGGGGACCCGCACAGCCCCCGCAACAGGCACCACCGCAACTCGGTCAGCAACCGCCGCAAGGCATACAGCAGCCCCAGTTCCAGCAGCCCCAGCAGGGACAGCAGTTCGGCCAGCCGTTCGGACAGGCCCAACAGCCGTTGGTGGGGGCGCACGGTCCGCCTCAACAGCAGGCGGTTCAGCCACCTGTCGGCGGTTCCCAACAACCGCCGGGACAACAGCAACCGCCGATGCAACCGCAACTCGGCCAGCCGTCTTCGCGCCAGATGCTCCTCAAACCCGCGCGGGTCAACGAGATACTGACCGAAGACGTCGTCACCGCTGAACCGGACGCGCCGGTTCAGAGCGTCGTGGCGAAGATGGCGGAAAACGACGTGGGCTCCGTCGTGGTGGTCGAGGAGGACCGCCCCGTCGGTATCCTGACCGACCGGACGATAGCGATGGCGCTCCGAGAGATGCCCGACGTCGCCCAGCACGCCGCTGGAGAACTGATTCAGGGTGAGGTCGTCACCGGTGACCCCTCGATGACCATCTTCGACGCGCTGGAACGCATGCGCACGAACTCGATTCGTCGGCTCCCGATAGTCGACGACAACGGCGCGCTCCGTGGCATCGTCACGCTCGACGACGCCCTCGTCCTCTTCGGCGGAGCGTTCGGACAGGTAGCCGAGACGGTCGAGTCCCAGTCGCCGCGACTTTAG
- a CDS encoding CoA-binding protein encodes MSLTDLFDPNSIAVIGASETPGKLGNDAMANAKEFDGPVYPVNPSGEGSVYGYEFVDSVADTDADLALCCVPGPATPDVLEECGEAGVGAAVVFAGGFAEAGERGEQLQERIRDTADEYDIAVLGPNTAGHIIPHRNLFSSFVPGFDEIQAGDVAVVAQSGGVGVTATFQLDREGYGTAGMYGLGNRVNTDFDDIIPVLDDDPETEAIALHIEGTEKIDAAIESVDEASTPIVALKSGNQMAEFVQAHTAAPIQEYERYERAFTDAGAVMAESMTELLDASRVLAQCPSADGPNVGLVTAQAGPGIMMADYLSERGVNFPDLTDETQDRLDDLLLGFTYDENPVDTGRPMPEFGEVIDAVARDDNVDIVLVYEIFEHSLGYPVDELERLTEEIEKPIVFTVAGPNEALSEDRKRMEELGVATFDAPERGAYATSVLAETSR; translated from the coding sequence GTGAGCCTCACAGACCTATTCGACCCGAACAGCATCGCAGTCATCGGCGCTTCCGAGACACCTGGAAAACTCGGCAACGACGCGATGGCGAACGCGAAGGAGTTCGACGGACCCGTGTACCCAGTCAACCCCTCCGGTGAGGGGTCGGTCTACGGCTACGAATTCGTCGATTCTGTCGCCGATACCGACGCGGACCTCGCGCTCTGCTGTGTTCCGGGCCCGGCGACACCGGATGTCCTCGAAGAATGCGGGGAAGCGGGCGTCGGTGCCGCTGTCGTCTTCGCAGGCGGGTTCGCAGAGGCCGGTGAGCGCGGCGAACAGTTGCAGGAACGAATCAGGGACACCGCCGACGAATACGACATCGCTGTTCTCGGGCCGAATACGGCCGGACACATCATCCCACATCGGAACCTGTTCAGTTCTTTCGTTCCCGGCTTCGACGAGATTCAGGCGGGAGACGTCGCCGTCGTCGCACAGAGTGGTGGCGTCGGCGTGACTGCAACGTTTCAGTTAGACCGGGAAGGCTACGGGACGGCGGGGATGTACGGTCTGGGGAACCGCGTCAACACTGATTTCGACGACATCATCCCGGTTCTCGACGACGACCCGGAGACGGAGGCGATAGCGCTCCACATCGAAGGGACGGAGAAGATAGACGCCGCTATCGAATCGGTGGACGAGGCGAGTACGCCAATCGTCGCACTCAAGTCCGGGAATCAGATGGCGGAGTTCGTTCAGGCACACACAGCGGCGCCGATACAAGAGTACGAGCGCTACGAACGGGCGTTTACCGATGCGGGTGCCGTCATGGCCGAGTCGATGACGGAACTACTGGACGCGAGTCGCGTGCTCGCGCAGTGCCCGTCGGCGGACGGTCCGAACGTCGGACTCGTCACCGCACAAGCGGGGCCGGGCATCATGATGGCGGATTACCTGAGTGAGCGAGGCGTGAACTTCCCTGACCTGACCGATGAAACGCAGGACCGACTGGACGACCTGCTCCTCGGATTCACGTACGACGAGAACCCTGTGGACACCGGCCGTCCGATGCCGGAGTTCGGCGAGGTCATCGACGCCGTCGCCCGCGACGACAACGTCGATATCGTTCTGGTCTACGAAATCTTCGAGCACTCGCTGGGGTATCCCGTCGACGAACTGGAACGACTTACCGAGGAGATAGAGAAGCCCATCGTCTTCACTGTCGCCGGGCCGAACGAGGCACTGAGCGAGGACCGGAAACGAATGGAAGAACTCGGCGTGGCGACGTTCGACGCCCCCGAGCGCGGGGCCTACGCGACATCCGTACTCGCAGAAACGTCCCGATAA
- a CDS encoding FAD-dependent monooxygenase gives MSTTDTERPVLIAGAGPVGMTTALALNARGVPATILEAESEDRDRSGSRAIYVHGTTLHTLERVHPGLGENLVEEGLVWPTRRTCWRGKEVFKRTYDNPGGDGKFPHFTSVPQVRTEEFMHEAIDEAGIDIHWDCAVETVESTADGVHVETADGREWETPYLVGADGGGSTVRKEIGASFEGDQSENSFIIADVDELDDEDEQWPLERLFHYDAPEVGGRNVMLVPFTGGWRLDIQCIEGDDPDELVTDEKMREFVTAVMGDAYADNLSWVSSYKFLQVMADTFVDDHRRVLLAGEAAHLLAPFGARGMNSGVADADEAASAIAVAYRAKTDAVARDEVELYAARREKAAEYNLNAAGQALEYLQGENPATVLRKEAAASLADYFEPAGEYLDDAPYGPHDAPPIVSTGNY, from the coding sequence ATGAGTACCACTGATACCGAACGACCGGTGTTGATTGCCGGCGCGGGCCCGGTCGGGATGACCACGGCACTTGCACTGAACGCACGCGGCGTGCCAGCGACCATCCTCGAAGCGGAATCGGAAGACCGCGACCGGTCCGGGAGCCGCGCCATCTACGTCCACGGGACGACACTCCACACGCTCGAACGAGTCCATCCGGGACTCGGCGAGAACCTCGTCGAGGAGGGACTGGTCTGGCCGACGCGACGGACCTGCTGGCGAGGGAAAGAAGTGTTCAAACGGACGTACGACAACCCCGGCGGCGACGGGAAGTTCCCCCACTTCACTAGCGTTCCGCAGGTTCGCACCGAGGAGTTCATGCACGAGGCCATCGACGAGGCGGGCATCGATATCCACTGGGACTGCGCCGTCGAGACCGTAGAGTCGACGGCCGACGGCGTCCACGTCGAGACGGCCGACGGACGGGAGTGGGAGACCCCGTATCTCGTCGGCGCAGACGGCGGCGGGTCGACCGTTCGCAAAGAAATCGGCGCGTCATTCGAGGGCGACCAGTCCGAGAACTCCTTCATCATCGCCGACGTGGACGAACTCGACGACGAGGACGAGCAGTGGCCCCTCGAACGCTTGTTCCACTACGACGCCCCCGAGGTCGGCGGCCGAAACGTGATGCTCGTACCCTTTACCGGCGGCTGGCGACTCGACATCCAGTGTATCGAGGGCGACGACCCGGACGAACTGGTCACCGACGAGAAGATGCGAGAGTTCGTCACCGCAGTGATGGGTGACGCGTACGCCGATAACCTGTCGTGGGTCTCCAGTTACAAGTTCCTGCAGGTCATGGCCGACACGTTCGTCGACGACCACCGGCGCGTGTTACTCGCCGGGGAAGCGGCCCACCTCCTCGCGCCCTTCGGTGCGCGCGGGATGAACTCTGGGGTCGCGGACGCCGACGAGGCGGCGTCGGCCATCGCCGTCGCTTACCGTGCGAAAACCGACGCTGTCGCCCGCGATGAAGTCGAATTGTACGCGGCCCGCCGTGAGAAGGCCGCGGAGTACAACCTCAACGCGGCCGGGCAGGCCCTCGAGTATCTCCAAGGCGAGAACCCGGCCACCGTCCTCCGGAAGGAGGCTGCCGCGTCGCTGGCCGACTACTTCGAGCCAGCGGGCGAGTACTTAGACGACGCGCCGTACGGTCCACACGACGCGCCGCCCATCGTCTCCACCGGGAACTACTAA
- a CDS encoding MaoC family dehydratase: MRFYEDISVGDVRHSDEYHLSKDEIIEFGEKYDPQPFHTDEAAAEDSVFGGLVASGWQTAAICMRLHVQSSENTATQAGLGVDDLRWERPFRPGDSLRLRSEIVDKRPSDSDPGRGVVRTRHEGRNQHDELVISYETTAMIQRRG, from the coding sequence ATGCGATTCTACGAAGACATCTCGGTCGGGGACGTGCGACACTCCGACGAGTACCACCTCTCGAAGGACGAAATCATCGAATTCGGCGAAAAATACGACCCACAGCCGTTTCACACCGACGAAGCGGCCGCCGAGGACTCCGTCTTCGGCGGACTGGTCGCCTCAGGCTGGCAGACCGCCGCCATCTGTATGCGCCTCCACGTCCAGAGCAGCGAGAACACGGCGACGCAAGCGGGCCTGGGCGTCGACGACCTCCGCTGGGAGCGCCCGTTCCGACCGGGTGACTCGCTTCGACTCCGATCCGAAATCGTCGACAAGCGTCCCTCTGACAGCGATCCCGGTCGGGGGGTCGTGAGGACGCGCCATGAGGGCCGTAACCAGCACGACGAACTGGTCATCTCCTACGAGACGACCGCGATGATTCAACGCCGGGGCTGA
- a CDS encoding helix-turn-helix domain-containing protein, protein MTTIVEATIPADEFALESAFNRFGGVEFRMVRLVAHGRTELVPFLWADCACSDRLCETLETDQSIDSFELLAEFDGDCLLHLNWGPHVRLLASVLDAGNAAILDATGYDGVWYLQLFFPDHDGVSTTYDQCEEYGIDIGFERINHLSERSRYGYFGLTDRQYETLLTAYESGYYDVPRRVNQDELAQRFGVSHQAISERLRRAHETIVTNGLYHKIQPRDQFASPSRRHEADT, encoded by the coding sequence ATGACTACAATAGTGGAGGCGACAATACCGGCGGACGAGTTCGCACTCGAATCGGCCTTCAACCGGTTCGGAGGCGTCGAGTTTCGGATGGTTCGGTTGGTCGCCCACGGACGGACGGAACTCGTCCCGTTCCTCTGGGCCGATTGCGCGTGTTCCGACCGCCTCTGTGAGACGCTCGAAACGGACCAGAGCATCGACTCGTTCGAACTCCTCGCGGAGTTCGACGGCGACTGCCTCCTGCATCTGAACTGGGGACCTCACGTTCGCTTACTCGCCTCTGTCCTCGACGCCGGGAACGCCGCAATCCTCGATGCGACGGGCTACGACGGCGTCTGGTACCTCCAGCTATTCTTTCCGGACCACGACGGCGTCTCGACGACGTACGACCAGTGCGAGGAGTACGGCATCGACATCGGATTCGAGCGCATCAACCACCTTTCGGAACGGTCCCGATACGGCTACTTCGGCCTCACGGACCGTCAGTACGAGACGTTGCTCACCGCCTACGAATCCGGATACTACGACGTGCCGCGGCGAGTGAATCAGGACGAACTCGCACAGCGGTTCGGCGTCTCCCATCAGGCGATTTCGGAGCGACTACGCCGCGCTCACGAGACAATCGTCACGAACGGCCTCTACCACAAGATACAGCCGCGCGATCAGTTCGCTTCCCCGTCTCGTCGTCACGAAGCCGACACCTGA
- a CDS encoding GNAT family N-acetyltransferase yields MGRKGDWACTGWDNGECTATPYCPPRCPRFRDREAVPGLVRPQRPADVDALVEMYLGLDPSDRTMGLPPATETELRRWLGRFTEDGWSLVAEMGSTVVGHTGVTPGEAAAPHLVVFVADDAQGRGVGSELLRQLVAYAADHGHEALTLTVEADNTAAVTVYDNLGFDVVERFRGELEMRLSLDEPVVGRVQRPPAEWEG; encoded by the coding sequence ATGGGACGGAAAGGCGACTGGGCCTGCACTGGCTGGGATAACGGTGAATGCACGGCAACGCCGTACTGCCCGCCCCGTTGCCCTCGGTTCCGGGACCGCGAGGCCGTTCCCGGACTGGTTCGCCCCCAGCGGCCTGCGGACGTGGATGCGCTCGTCGAGATGTATCTCGGACTCGACCCCTCGGACCGGACCATGGGATTGCCCCCTGCTACCGAGACGGAACTCAGACGGTGGCTCGGCCGGTTTACCGAGGACGGGTGGAGCCTCGTCGCAGAGATGGGGTCGACCGTCGTCGGTCACACGGGCGTGACGCCGGGCGAGGCGGCCGCACCACATCTGGTCGTGTTCGTCGCGGACGACGCACAGGGGCGTGGTGTCGGCTCCGAACTCCTCCGGCAACTCGTAGCCTACGCGGCCGACCACGGTCACGAGGCACTCACGCTCACTGTCGAGGCGGACAACACCGCTGCGGTGACGGTGTACGACAATCTCGGGTTCGATGTGGTCGAACGATTCCGGGGCGAACTGGAGATGCGGCTCTCGCTCGACGAGCCGGTGGTAGGGCGCGTGCAGCGACCGCCAGCCGAGTGGGAGGGGTGA
- a CDS encoding universal stress protein, giving the protein MVRVLLALDDDLPQAHAQIRAIEDMVETADGAEAYLLHVFDNNPEGASVHQVEAVRETKDRLEAAGVTVELLESSGDPAGEILEHAEEYDVDQICVGGRKRTPAGKALFGSVTQDVILGTHRPVLVCGSAEE; this is encoded by the coding sequence ATGGTACGAGTACTACTGGCGCTCGACGACGACTTGCCGCAGGCACACGCACAGATACGAGCCATCGAAGACATGGTCGAGACGGCCGACGGCGCGGAGGCTTACCTCCTCCACGTCTTCGACAACAATCCCGAAGGGGCCTCGGTCCACCAAGTGGAGGCCGTCAGGGAAACGAAAGACCGACTCGAAGCCGCGGGCGTTACCGTCGAACTGCTCGAATCCAGTGGCGACCCGGCAGGGGAGATACTCGAACACGCCGAGGAGTACGACGTCGACCAGATATGCGTGGGCGGCCGCAAGCGAACCCCCGCTGGAAAAGCGTTGTTCGGGAGCGTCACACAGGACGTGATTCTCGGCACTCACCGGCCGGTCCTGGTCTGTGGCAGCGCGGAGGAGTAG
- a CDS encoding methyl-accepting chemotaxis protein, translated as MSSPDTGSGNATLTPERQDDTDEAEQLRAERDHWRHLFDQLVAQFPEPVIVVEDSGRLTHWNEEQAEFIGTPRADALGRPAHEIVGTEAVTETLAEQVARTGEAVRETDIRSGTHDDGSDWHVRATAVPLVAPTGDVVGCFEYVSRVTDLVEQRESMQQVQQKVSEELETSVTDLNSASEQVTRNAEEIADIAEEEAEHIDDVDEEIQALSATTEEVASSVETISAQTDDAEILAADSETATGDLLETVESVTDASEQMASDATELADQIAEIDDVVTTIDDLAKQINMLALNASIEAARAGEAGEGFAVVADEVKNLAAESQAEADRIERLIRSVSEIAATTIDSVEVTTEMVADIEAKIQTVNENQRQIQTSIADVSTQLHQIAAATDDQATSAEEIAALLDTTVEGVKRVADEIAELAVANQRQTQQIAQIRASVDSLERNLNEVVDTD; from the coding sequence ATGTCGAGTCCCGACACAGGTTCCGGGAACGCTACACTCACACCGGAGCGACAGGACGATACTGACGAGGCGGAACAACTCCGCGCCGAACGCGACCACTGGCGTCACCTGTTCGACCAACTCGTTGCACAGTTCCCCGAACCTGTCATCGTCGTTGAGGACAGCGGACGGTTGACACACTGGAACGAAGAGCAGGCGGAGTTTATTGGGACCCCAAGGGCGGATGCCCTCGGCCGTCCCGCGCATGAAATCGTGGGTACAGAAGCAGTGACGGAGACCCTGGCCGAACAGGTCGCACGCACGGGGGAGGCCGTCCGGGAAACCGACATCCGGTCTGGGACCCACGACGATGGGTCCGACTGGCACGTGCGGGCGACAGCAGTGCCGCTGGTCGCGCCCACCGGTGACGTAGTCGGTTGTTTCGAATACGTTAGTCGTGTCACCGACCTCGTCGAACAGCGTGAGTCGATGCAGCAGGTCCAACAGAAAGTTAGCGAAGAACTCGAGACGTCGGTCACGGACCTCAACTCCGCCTCGGAACAGGTGACTCGGAATGCCGAGGAGATTGCCGACATCGCCGAAGAGGAAGCCGAACACATCGACGACGTCGACGAAGAGATACAGGCTTTGAGCGCGACGACCGAAGAAGTGGCATCGAGCGTCGAAACGATCAGTGCTCAGACCGACGATGCGGAAATACTGGCCGCGGACTCCGAGACTGCGACTGGTGACCTACTGGAGACAGTCGAATCTGTCACTGACGCGAGCGAACAGATGGCGAGCGATGCGACCGAACTGGCCGACCAGATAGCCGAAATCGACGACGTGGTCACCACCATCGACGACCTCGCCAAACAGATAAACATGCTGGCGCTGAACGCCTCAATCGAGGCCGCCCGTGCAGGTGAGGCCGGTGAAGGGTTCGCCGTGGTCGCAGACGAAGTAAAGAACTTGGCCGCGGAGTCCCAGGCGGAGGCCGACCGAATCGAGCGCTTGATACGCTCTGTCTCGGAGATAGCGGCTACGACTATCGACAGCGTCGAGGTGACGACCGAGATGGTGGCCGATATCGAGGCGAAGATACAGACGGTGAACGAGAACCAGCGGCAGATACAGACTTCGATTGCCGACGTATCCACGCAGTTACATCAGATAGCTGCTGCGACCGACGACCAAGCGACCAGCGCAGAGGAGATCGCGGCGCTGCTCGACACGACAGTCGAGGGGGTCAAACGAGTGGCCGACGAAATCGCCGAGCTCGCCGTGGCGAACCAGCGGCAGACTCAGCAAATCGCGCAGATACGTGCGAGCGTCGACTCCTTAGAGCGGAATCTCAATGAGGTCGTCGACACGGACTGA